The DNA segment CGCGGTCCGAACGGCGATCAACAAAATCGCCGTATCGGTCGCCATCAACGAAACATGAACATTCGGATCGCTACACTCGGCCCCATCCATCCTGCGGCCAGCGGCCACCCATGGTTCGATCATATCGAGCCGACGATTGATGAGTTCTAACGCCAAACCTCGCGCGGCATTGGTGGGATGTTCGGCATTGAGTGGCTCGTTGCTTTCAAACAACACGCCGCGTACCCCACTGGCGACCGCCAGAAAGGTGGCTTTCTCTAATTGAACCGGCTGAAAACTAATTGGTACTTGCGACTGCTGTGCTAAGAGTGATACCTGACGCTGCGTGTTGGGGCTGAACTGGGTGGGAATCACCCCCCAACGAATCGCATTCGGCGAAGCAAACAAGCCCCACGATTCCATCCACTTGGCATAATCCTCTAACGGCTGCGAGGTTCCCAAGGTCGTGCGGCGCGTGGCGATCACGTCGCTGTGTTGGCTAAAATCGCGGATTCGGTTTTGCGTGATCGCTAAAATCGGGCGAGGCTTGGCTCCATCGAGCAAACGCAAATCGGAAGCCCGGATCGCGAAGTCAGAGAACGCATCTTCGCCACCGGTCACCGGCAATTCCCAGGCCAGGACAGCCGATTGATCTGCCGGCGATTGATCTTCAGGAGGGGAACTGACGCTCCACATGTTGTAACGCAACAACTCTTTCTGTAGCTGCGAAGAAGGTGCCTGGCTGGTCCGTATCGCCGTAAAGCCAAGCCGCCGCAGCAAGCCGAGAGGCTCGCCGTTGTAGTCGATGATGCGTGGCACTTCCGGATGATCGTTGACCTCGATCACCTGGCCGTTGGTCGTCGAATCAGAACGTTGGGGGGCAAGTTGCACGTTGACACCGGTGGTGCCTGGCATCCCTCGCAAACCTCCTGGGGTTTCAGGACGCTGGGTTATCGTGGCTGTCTGCTCCACGTTCAGCATTCCTTCTCCCTCCAACTGGTCGATCTGCACATTGACCGGGCCAGGTTTGGTATAAAGGTTCAGCACGACGTAATCGACATACGCTTCGCGCTGGTCGAACTGCGCACCATGCTCGCTGCGGAGGGCTGCCACTTGTTGGCGAACTTGTTCGTCAATGTTGCGAATCCCTAGCGCGTTCCAGCGGTTTGGCTCGCGATTGCGGTCGCCAAATACCAGCGTGACACGAGGATAGCCCGTTTGCGGATCGATCGCACGGGGAAAAACCACCCGAGCAGCGACCTGAATCCCTTGCCGATCAGTTTTGACCCAGACCGAGTATTTCAGGTCGGTCACCACACGCGCCGGGGGAACTGGATGTCCGAAGTAGGCATGCGTACCGGTGCCACAGTTCAGGCTGATCAGTTCGCTGCTGGCCCCGAAGTGTGAATCACCCACCTTGCGCTGATGAGCAACCAAGTTGGCGTTCGCATCGTTAGGCATTCGCACCCAAGTCGTCTGAGCCGATTCAAAGTCGTCGATGACGTCTGCCAGCGCGCAGCAAGGCAAGATGATGCCCAAAAGCAACATCGCCATCAGAGGCACGAGAATCTTGTTTGTCGCGTGACCGATTCGCACGCTGGATGTTTCCTTATAACAACACGTTGTTTCCTCGGTCGTAAGTCGTGCTTGTACTGGGATTTAGATTCCATTTCCAGATCAATCGTGGGGCAAAAATACAACATGTCGCCTTGCCACCACTTTTTCGTGAAATCCGTAAGTTGTTTCACGAAAAACACTTAGAGAATAATCGCAACATGCCAGCACGATCGTGGCACGGCGGGTGCAAATAATCGTGTCAGAAGCGAACAACACAATTGCGGAGAAACATCATGAGCCACGCCAACCAACCTATCGACGAACAAGCCGCCGCCCAAGAAGAACTGCCGAAGGATCTGGTCGAGCTGGCAATTATGATCGCTAAGCTGCCGAGCGAGCATCGCGACGTGCTGGAGCCAGCGGTCAATAAAGTGATCGAAAACAGCCGTCGTCGTCGCCGTATCTACACCCTGGTTCAAGAAGCGTTGAGCCAATTGCGGTTAGATATGAAGTACCTGATGTTCGACCTGGAAGCGACCCGCCGCGAACGTGACCACTACAAAGCTGAGTCTGGCGGACACGACGAAGAGTAATCTTCGCCCTGCCTACAAGAGCGGCGTGGCCGTTAAGAAAAAACATTCTGGCACATTCAATAAGCGAGACAACGCAGCCCTGGCGGGAAGCTATGCGTTGCCTCGCTTTTTTTGATACATCGCAAGCGGTAAGCAGGCTTTACTTCGTACGCAAGCTCGTTACGCTCGTGATGTTTAGCCGGAACAGTCTCAAGCACCGGTCCTCCTTCCACGGTTTCGGAAGGTCCTTTCGTGATTCTTCGTCAGAGATTTGTTTCTTTCCCACTGGTAGCTCGGTACACTAGATAAATGTCTGTTGGGACAACTAATGCCGTTCCCAGTCTCGCCCAGACCAAACATTCCCCCCGCACAAGTTTGAGGAGTTCCTCTGATGAAATCGGTTCTTGCCGTATTTGCTTCGCTGGCCTTGGTCGCCGCGTTTTCTGTTTCCGCCCTCGCCGCTGACGAAGTTTTGAAGGGTGAAGTCAAATCGTTGGAAGGTAAGGAAGTTGACCTGTCGCAGTACAAGGGCAAGGTCGTTATGGTCGTGAATGTCGCCAGCAAGTGCGGCAAGACGCCTCAGTACGAG comes from the Bremerella cremea genome and includes:
- a CDS encoding transcriptional regulator, yielding MSHANQPIDEQAAAQEELPKDLVELAIMIAKLPSEHRDVLEPAVNKVIENSRRRRRIYTLVQEALSQLRLDMKYLMFDLEATRRERDHYKAESGGHDEE